One Phocaeicola dorei genomic region harbors:
- a CDS encoding DUF4373 domain-containing protein, with the protein MKSVISDNKIIPFLPCYKRTSQLHETKVSDLKTVYGCNGYAVYDYIENEIFRTGNHSLYWCKNMLCRVADYWALSPEEVEKIVEYCIQVDLFNAELYTKYHILTSAEIRQQYNNAGFFMAVNS; encoded by the coding sequence ATGAAATCCGTTATTTCAGACAATAAGATTATTCCATTCCTGCCTTGTTATAAAAGGACATCACAGTTGCATGAAACCAAAGTTAGTGATCTGAAAACTGTATATGGATGTAATGGATATGCGGTTTATGATTATATAGAAAATGAGATATTCCGTACAGGAAACCATTCATTGTATTGGTGTAAGAATATGCTTTGCAGAGTAGCGGACTATTGGGCACTCTCTCCGGAAGAAGTGGAGAAAATCGTGGAGTATTGTATTCAGGTTGACTTGTTCAATGCTGAGTTGTATACCAAGTATCATATTCTTACATCCGCAGAAATCAGGCAACAGTATAATAATGCCGGTTTCTTCATGGCTGTCAATTCATAA
- a CDS encoding DUF4373 domain-containing protein — MGRIARKGFEYYRAETDRFRDIKIRKLRKEHSCAGYAIYQYVLNEIYRVEGCYIRFTQDELFDCAEYWNMREEEVLRIINYCTETGLFNAGIWKQYGILTGHSIQIRYVSMCHAAKRKTVIPEEINLLSEEKSSFPVSRAQLPVEAASVPICGSVAVTSVPFTEPSEAPVPLKEGILPEKTGFIPEESVNIPEAYNIKERKENISSSSSFTSVQEKTDEEDNSIRTLKSDLEYLNLKDDQIRWACILKARYPAMPLEYAIAAVKDSIRNGDYRYSVGGCLTPLIENYIRKYNAECSGEKRQDGFRAALERLGISPAQQHEILHLSADSPRVLEAALKEIERSNGRIRSPLCFLRSRLTSVRTA; from the coding sequence ATGGGAAGAATTGCCAGAAAAGGCTTTGAGTACTACAGGGCCGAAACGGACCGGTTCCGTGACATCAAGATCCGCAAGCTGAGAAAGGAACACAGCTGTGCCGGTTATGCGATATACCAGTATGTCCTGAATGAGATCTACCGTGTGGAAGGCTGTTATATCCGTTTCACACAGGACGAGCTGTTCGATTGTGCGGAATACTGGAACATGAGGGAAGAGGAGGTTCTCCGGATCATCAACTATTGTACGGAAACGGGGCTGTTCAATGCCGGAATCTGGAAACAGTACGGCATTCTGACAGGGCACTCCATCCAGATCCGATATGTGTCCATGTGTCACGCGGCCAAGCGCAAGACAGTCATTCCGGAAGAAATAAATCTTCTTTCCGAAGAAAAATCCTCCTTCCCGGTTTCCCGGGCACAGCTCCCTGTGGAAGCGGCGTCCGTTCCGATCTGTGGATCTGTGGCAGTCACCTCTGTTCCCTTCACGGAACCTTCAGAAGCGCCCGTTCCTTTGAAAGAGGGGATTCTTCCGGAAAAAACCGGATTTATTCCGGAAGAATCCGTGAATATTCCGGAAGCTTACAATATAAAGGAAAGAAAAGAAAACATATCATCCTCAAGCTCCTTTACATCCGTTCAGGAAAAGACGGATGAGGAGGACAATTCCATCCGGACTTTAAAATCCGATCTGGAATACCTGAACCTGAAGGATGACCAGATCCGCTGGGCGTGCATTCTGAAAGCCCGTTATCCGGCCATGCCCCTGGAGTACGCCATAGCCGCCGTCAAGGACAGCATCCGTAACGGTGACTACCGTTACAGTGTGGGCGGCTGCCTCACTCCGCTGATAGAGAACTATATCCGCAAGTACAACGCTGAATGTTCAGGAGAAAAGAGGCAGGACGGTTTCCGTGCCGCCCTTGAGCGTCTAGGCATTTCTCCGGCACAGCAGCATGAGATCCTGCATCTGTCCGCGGACTCCCCCCGTGTGCTGGAAGCCGCCCTGAAGGAAATCGAGCGCAGCAACGGGCGCATCAGGAGCCCGCTATGTTTTCTCAGGAGCAGGCTGACGTCCGTCCGGACCGCATGA
- a CDS encoding toprim domain-containing protein: MKSQEANAIPLREILEKYGHEPVRSYHGYLMYSSPFRNEETPSFMVNLHTNKWKDFGEDSSGGVADLVMRLERCDFHSAMRRIEKSDLSAPSDPLPVPTSAGDAGTSPRLTVDNINPLTNRMLLEYMGRRGIDADIAKAYCKEAYYHFSGRKDRRCFAVAFPNDKGGMELRNPIFKGCAGVKAVTCLDNGGDRCAVFEGFMDFLSYLQYAREHPGLPPMNFCILNSTAMAGRSGEFLSRHRLVHAFLDNDKAGMDALEKLEGNLGKDTVLVNESVRLYPRHNDFNEFLQACKKKAMTAGNEM, from the coding sequence ATGAAATCACAGGAAGCCAATGCGATCCCCTTGCGGGAGATACTGGAAAAATACGGTCATGAACCGGTCAGGTCCTACCACGGCTATCTCATGTACAGCTCCCCTTTCAGAAATGAGGAGACCCCCAGCTTCATGGTGAACCTGCACACGAACAAATGGAAGGATTTCGGTGAGGACAGCTCGGGAGGTGTGGCTGACCTGGTCATGCGTCTGGAACGGTGCGATTTTCACTCCGCCATGCGGCGGATTGAAAAAAGCGACCTGTCCGCCCCGTCCGACCCCCTCCCTGTTCCGACTTCCGCCGGGGATGCCGGCACCAGCCCCAGACTGACTGTCGACAATATCAATCCCCTGACCAACAGGATGCTTCTGGAATACATGGGCCGGCGTGGAATTGATGCGGACATTGCAAAGGCATATTGCAAGGAAGCATACTACCATTTCAGCGGAAGGAAGGACAGGCGCTGTTTCGCCGTAGCTTTCCCCAATGACAAGGGAGGCATGGAGCTCAGGAATCCGATATTCAAGGGATGTGCCGGAGTAAAAGCCGTCACCTGTCTTGACAATGGAGGCGACCGTTGTGCCGTTTTCGAGGGATTCATGGATTTTCTCAGCTATCTCCAGTATGCCAGGGAACATCCCGGACTGCCGCCAATGAATTTCTGCATCCTGAACTCCACGGCCATGGCCGGCAGGTCCGGAGAGTTCCTTTCCCGGCACCGGCTGGTACATGCCTTTCTGGACAACGACAAGGCAGGCATGGACGCCCTGGAGAAACTGGAGGGGAATCTTGGGAAGGATACGGTACTGGTCAATGAGTCCGTCCGGCTGTATCCCCGGCATAACGATTTCAACGAGTTCCTGCAAGCCTGTAAAAAAAAAGCAATGACTGCAGGAAATGAGATGTAA
- a CDS encoding DUF2786 domain-containing protein, with protein sequence MKEVSEKITERIRKLIRLKESATQIGSEGEAHAAAAAVHRLLMEYNLSLLDLAGENPQNRLTACESDRISYKDAAGNIWKRDLMRVLCEYNYCKMLLYAGTTHMVVIGTEENAATVIALFDYLRKTFRRLSEEKYSGYAQGRRGYWRTAKGKKDYIRSYLEGCIPGLRMQLENSGQTPQETGLMICHQKLIDDYMGRFRLVRRKPVANRHKTNHKAYMTGVDDGRHISLSRQLKDNTFKRIRTWALSTD encoded by the coding sequence ATGAAAGAAGTATCAGAAAAGATAACGGAAAGAATCCGCAAGCTTATCCGGCTCAAAGAATCCGCCACACAGATCGGATCTGAAGGTGAAGCCCATGCGGCGGCAGCGGCGGTACACCGCCTGCTTATGGAATACAACCTCTCCCTGCTTGATCTTGCCGGTGAGAATCCACAAAACCGGCTGACAGCCTGCGAATCTGACAGAATCAGCTACAAGGATGCGGCCGGCAATATCTGGAAACGGGACCTGATGAGGGTCTTATGTGAATACAATTACTGCAAGATGCTGCTCTACGCGGGCACAACCCATATGGTGGTAATCGGGACAGAGGAAAATGCGGCAACTGTCATTGCGCTCTTTGACTACCTGCGTAAAACCTTCAGACGTCTGTCCGAAGAGAAGTATTCCGGGTATGCGCAAGGCAGACGCGGTTACTGGAGAACCGCCAAAGGTAAGAAGGACTATATCCGGTCTTATCTGGAAGGCTGCATACCCGGTTTACGCATGCAGCTGGAGAATTCCGGGCAGACGCCGCAGGAAACCGGCCTCATGATCTGTCACCAAAAACTGATAGACGACTATATGGGCAGGTTCAGGCTTGTCAGAAGAAAGCCTGTGGCGAACAGGCATAAGACGAACCACAAGGCTTATATGACCGGAGTTGATGACGGCCGCCATATAAGTCTGAGCAGGCAATTGAAGGATAATACTTTTAAAAGGATAAGAACATGGGCTTTGTCAACAGACTGA
- a CDS encoding DUF3127 domain-containing protein, with product MEIKGKVLTLFPVKEGVGKTSGTPWKSREFVIETQDQYPKRICLQVMNANMDRFPMEEGMEVSVKFDISARERDGRYFNTLTAWDITVLNSRPSNQEGENR from the coding sequence ATGGAGATAAAAGGAAAAGTACTTACCCTCTTTCCGGTCAAGGAAGGAGTCGGAAAGACATCGGGCACTCCGTGGAAGTCCCGTGAGTTTGTGATAGAAACGCAAGACCAGTATCCGAAGAGGATCTGCCTGCAAGTGATGAATGCCAACATGGACCGTTTTCCCATGGAGGAGGGTATGGAGGTCAGTGTCAAATTTGACATTTCCGCCCGTGAACGGGACGGCCGTTACTTCAACACGCTGACGGCATGGGACATCACCGTGCTGAATTCCCGGCCGTCCAATCAGGAAGGAGAAAACAGATGA
- a CDS encoding DUF3575 domain-containing protein, translating to MRKKFFFLGILLGVCLASPAQFYSARTNLIGLATGNINLEGSMTLNRRWSLHLPVQYNPFVFKDNRQFRNLTVMPGVRYWFVESYSNFFVGMNTLASGYSIGRIWNKKRYEGEGYGIGLSIGKAYPLSKTWNIEWELGGAAVWARYNEYRCRECGAFLGRKHGWYLIPSRVALNMIYLF from the coding sequence ATGAGAAAGAAATTCTTTTTTCTGGGGATATTGTTGGGCGTCTGCCTGGCATCCCCGGCCCAGTTCTATTCCGCGCGTACCAACCTGATAGGGCTGGCAACGGGCAACATCAACCTGGAGGGGTCCATGACGCTGAACCGCCGATGGTCGCTTCATCTACCGGTCCAGTACAATCCCTTCGTCTTTAAGGACAACCGCCAGTTCCGCAACCTGACTGTCATGCCGGGCGTGCGCTACTGGTTCGTGGAGTCCTACTCCAATTTTTTTGTCGGGATGAACACCCTGGCAAGCGGCTATTCGATCGGCAGGATATGGAACAAGAAACGCTATGAGGGGGAAGGCTACGGCATCGGCCTCTCCATCGGCAAGGCCTACCCCCTGTCAAAAACATGGAACATAGAATGGGAACTCGGCGGCGCCGCGGTCTGGGCGAGGTACAACGAATACCGTTGCCGGGAATGCGGCGCCTTCCTGGGCAGAAAACACGGATGGTATCTGATACCTTCACGTGTGGCGTTGAACATGATATATCTTTTCTAA
- a CDS encoding fimbrillin family protein — MKKMFLFAACLAVLACSCSENEEGTVKDVRASLKINANIGAPAVSRAEKTAWEAGDKLGLYVCNGTLGTPYNQNAVYTNTPFTYSAAGWTSEEILLDENEATVFAYYPYDATLTTPSALPVDITTQTDHLYGQGDTKASILNRNVNITMKHALSQVVFRMKKTEGYRQEGVLTGITLKNVGSATPLYTRATMDISTGSLTKTTAGNVEFSAGATLTDKAVSFSSIVVPVDATAGKDMQAVFTIDGKQLQFTFPAGTKWERSYRNIYDIVLGNNGLVIGGADGSGVTIEPWTDDVKGEIQLVPVI, encoded by the coding sequence ATGAAGAAAATGTTTTTGTTCGCAGCGTGTCTTGCCGTATTGGCATGCAGCTGTTCCGAGAATGAAGAAGGAACCGTCAAGGATGTCCGTGCCTCCTTGAAAATCAACGCCAACATCGGTGCTCCCGCTGTTTCCCGCGCGGAAAAGACCGCCTGGGAAGCCGGTGACAAGCTGGGTCTTTATGTCTGCAACGGTACTCTGGGCACTCCGTACAACCAGAATGCCGTCTATACCAACACCCCTTTCACCTATTCAGCTGCCGGATGGACTTCGGAAGAGATCCTGCTGGATGAGAACGAGGCGACGGTGTTCGCTTATTATCCGTATGATGCCACGCTGACCACCCCCTCCGCCCTTCCGGTGGACATCACCACCCAGACGGACCATCTGTACGGACAGGGCGACACCAAGGCGAGCATCCTGAACCGTAATGTGAACATCACGATGAAACATGCCCTTTCACAGGTCGTATTCCGCATGAAGAAAACGGAAGGATACAGACAGGAAGGCGTCCTTACCGGAATCACACTGAAGAATGTCGGTTCCGCCACTCCGTTGTATACCCGTGCCACTATGGATATTTCAACAGGTTCCCTGACAAAAACGACGGCAGGCAATGTGGAATTCAGCGCCGGCGCCACTCTGACAGACAAGGCCGTATCCTTTTCATCCATTGTCGTTCCGGTTGATGCGACAGCGGGCAAGGATATGCAGGCCGTGTTCACCATTGACGGAAAGCAGCTGCAATTCACCTTCCCGGCCGGAACGAAATGGGAACGCTCTTACCGTAATATCTACGACATCGTACTGGGGAATAACGGTCTGGTCATCGGCGGTGCCGATGGCAGCGGTGTGACCATCGAACCCTGGACAGACGATGTGAAAGGTGAAATCCAGCTTGTACCTGTAATCTGA
- a CDS encoding fimbrillin family protein: MKMKNILNSLFPWLAVTTLLSLQGCENEEGTAIHSRDTVSFEIDAGGARATETTFETGDAIGVYAAVRMSSAPATLKTSGNYADNKRFVWNGSQFVADGDANEIAAGYETDYYAYYPYREDMGNPLDYDFSIQGDQREGITLSDFMYAANRSGTTDKVITLAFSHRLSRLQVTYTPEAGEALSGVTIQRAKATANINLGTGTANTLGATSDIRMYNDGGTFTAVIPAQDRDADGTFLTLLFADGTKKDYTLTAKKEFLAGHTTVIPFMGKELQYTFTVSPETIGSGYSGGIYNYETVSNKYYSINGKPLPGTESPLDYTVSTTDVWITPDKAGKTIKVAENLNTAPRNGKVLFTQAESGRTYILPVQQSSATTRQTLQISTTAGNIPAAGGNKAVTAVLSTYYNDHRDPDKKENVTVSLSGTGTGFSLSGNQVLAVNNTTTNARSITVKGSYNGITSDNSLTITQDAGAKQYASWSDWSVTVSANPETVANTGGTSVITADAARTRAWTWNGVGGSGGTETDRATPSLSAAGSGFSLSGTTLTAGNNTTTSERSCTVTATHAGKSATCTVKQPAGTTGYGDWKVNISASPTTIAAAGGTSTLTCSAARDVYTNGVKTGTETATPVISGSAAGFSLSGKTVSAGNNTSTSTRSITYTATHAGKSASCTITQSAGNRQYASWSAWNVTVSANPATIAASGGTSSISAAATRTRTWTWNGVSGSGGTETDRATPSLSAAGSGFSLSGTTLTAGNNTTASERSCTVTATSNGRSAACTVRQSAGSQTTEYGNWTTGSLSVSASPSGIGSSGGTSRLSATASQSRPKYTKWNGITTGTTTEYRSVDVSSSASWSGSASGFSRSGTTVTVAANGSTSSRNCTYTASYGGKSGHVTIHQDGKPADVITYGYIFTLGAVSGDDVVSTGGTVTYSVTSQKITYTNGSETSRSNIGWSASANVSWISAGTNSATVSENPTTSDRSGTITLTQNESGRKLSITVYQDRKVSVDIN; the protein is encoded by the coding sequence ATGAAAATGAAGAATATTTTAAACAGCCTTTTCCCCTGGCTGGCCGTGACAACCCTCCTGTCCCTGCAGGGCTGTGAGAATGAGGAAGGCACCGCAATCCACAGCCGTGATACCGTGTCCTTTGAAATTGACGCAGGGGGAGCACGGGCAACCGAGACAACGTTTGAGACCGGGGATGCCATCGGCGTCTATGCGGCAGTACGCATGTCATCAGCGCCTGCAACCTTGAAAACGTCCGGAAACTATGCGGACAACAAGCGGTTCGTCTGGAACGGCTCGCAGTTCGTGGCGGACGGGGACGCCAACGAAATAGCCGCCGGCTATGAAACGGATTATTATGCCTATTACCCCTACAGGGAAGACATGGGCAATCCGTTGGATTATGATTTCAGCATACAGGGGGACCAGCGGGAAGGCATCACGCTTTCCGACTTCATGTATGCGGCCAACAGGAGCGGAACAACCGATAAGGTCATAACGCTCGCCTTCTCCCACCGGCTGTCCCGGCTGCAGGTCACTTATACGCCGGAAGCGGGAGAGGCACTTTCCGGCGTGACCATCCAAAGGGCCAAGGCTACAGCCAATATCAACCTGGGAACCGGCACCGCCAATACCCTTGGAGCCACCTCGGATATACGGATGTATAATGACGGCGGCACATTCACTGCGGTCATTCCGGCGCAGGACCGGGATGCCGACGGTACATTCCTTACCCTTTTATTTGCCGACGGCACAAAAAAGGACTACACCCTTACGGCAAAGAAAGAATTCCTTGCGGGGCATACTACCGTAATTCCGTTCATGGGCAAAGAGCTGCAGTATACCTTTACCGTCAGTCCGGAAACCATCGGCAGCGGCTATTCCGGCGGCATCTATAACTACGAAACGGTTTCAAACAAATATTATTCAATAAACGGGAAGCCATTGCCCGGCACTGAGAGTCCATTGGATTACACGGTTTCAACGACAGACGTCTGGATAACCCCGGACAAGGCGGGCAAAACAATAAAGGTGGCGGAAAACCTGAATACCGCTCCCCGAAACGGCAAGGTCCTGTTTACCCAGGCAGAATCCGGAAGGACTTACATCCTGCCGGTACAACAGTCCTCCGCTACCACGCGGCAGACCTTGCAAATCAGCACAACTGCGGGAAACATACCCGCTGCCGGAGGAAACAAGGCTGTCACAGCCGTTCTCAGCACTTATTATAACGACCACCGGGATCCTGATAAAAAAGAAAATGTAACGGTTTCCCTCAGTGGAACCGGGACGGGATTCAGCCTGTCCGGGAATCAGGTCCTGGCTGTCAACAATACTACGACAAATGCCAGAAGTATTACCGTAAAAGGCAGTTACAACGGCATAACATCGGATAACAGCCTGACCATAACACAGGATGCCGGTGCAAAACAATACGCATCCTGGAGCGACTGGAGTGTAACCGTATCGGCCAATCCGGAAACGGTTGCAAACACGGGAGGTACATCCGTCATCACGGCCGATGCAGCCCGTACCCGTGCGTGGACGTGGAACGGTGTCGGCGGTTCAGGAGGTACGGAAACAGACAGGGCCACACCGTCATTGTCGGCAGCCGGCAGCGGATTCAGCCTGTCCGGAACAACACTGACAGCAGGCAACAACACAACAACATCTGAAAGATCCTGTACAGTCACGGCAACCCATGCCGGTAAATCAGCGACCTGTACAGTCAAGCAGCCGGCCGGAACAACCGGTTACGGAGATTGGAAAGTAAACATATCCGCCAGTCCGACCACTATCGCGGCCGCCGGAGGAACGTCAACGCTGACCTGCTCGGCTGCGCGTGACGTATATACCAATGGGGTAAAGACCGGTACGGAAACCGCCACACCTGTCATCTCGGGCAGTGCAGCCGGATTCAGCCTGTCCGGAAAAACAGTCAGCGCCGGCAACAACACCTCAACAAGCACGCGAAGTATAACATATACGGCAACCCATGCCGGTAAATCAGCCAGCTGTACGATCACCCAGTCTGCAGGAAACAGGCAATATGCGTCATGGAGTGCCTGGAACGTGACAGTGTCAGCCAATCCGGCCACGATAGCCGCAAGCGGAGGCACATCCTCCATCAGCGCGGCGGCAACCCGTACCCGCACATGGACGTGGAACGGTGTCAGCGGTTCCGGCGGTACGGAAACAGACAGGGCCACACCGTCATTGTCGGCAGCCGGCAGCGGATTCAGCCTGTCCGGAACAACACTGACAGCAGGCAACAACACAACAGCGTCTGAAAGGTCCTGCACAGTCACGGCCACTTCAAACGGCAGGTCGGCCGCCTGTACGGTCAGACAGTCCGCCGGCAGTCAGACAACGGAGTACGGCAACTGGACCACGGGCTCATTGTCAGTGTCCGCCAGCCCGTCCGGTATCGGCTCATCCGGAGGCACAAGCCGCCTGAGTGCGACAGCATCACAAAGCCGTCCGAAATACACGAAGTGGAACGGCATAACAACAGGCACCACCACAGAATACCGGAGTGTGGATGTGAGCTCATCCGCCTCATGGTCAGGAAGCGCGTCGGGCTTCAGCCGGAGCGGCACGACTGTCACAGTGGCGGCCAATGGCAGCACTTCATCCCGCAATTGTACCTATACGGCAAGTTACGGAGGAAAATCAGGCCATGTGACAATCCATCAGGATGGAAAGCCCGCCGATGTAATCACCTACGGGTACATATTCACGCTCGGAGCCGTCAGCGGTGATGACGTCGTCTCCACCGGGGGAACCGTCACCTACAGTGTCACCTCACAGAAGATCACATACACCAACGGCAGCGAAACCTCCCGCAGCAATATCGGCTGGTCGGCTTCCGCCAACGTGTCCTGGATCAGTGCCGGCACAAACTCGGCAACCGTCAGTGAAAACCCGACAACTTCCGACCGTAGCGGCACGATTACGCTGACCCAGAACGAAAGCGGAAGGAAACTGTCAATCACTGTATACCAGGACAGAAAGGTATCGGTGGACATAAACTAA
- a CDS encoding fimbrillin family protein, translated as MFVTDTAGNLYPDNIRVLNRSGKWTFAEISLSDGDKGIYAYYPYNPSFSGGKMGLDARSQTDYLYSERTMVSGNAPSASITLYHLLSKVTFRMPAAVTAVRVADYSYSASYSLLTGSLEIKPEKGTISSGTGSLLLYPGDSPAMHVALVAGGHPYDFVMPAAAFRSGKEYVYTLKTAGNGVEIEDITITGWQPGGNYEGTITEKEQERQ; from the coding sequence ATGTTTGTAACGGATACGGCGGGAAACCTGTATCCGGACAACATCCGAGTCCTCAACCGGTCCGGGAAATGGACATTCGCGGAGATTTCCCTGTCGGACGGGGATAAAGGCATATATGCGTATTATCCTTACAACCCGTCCTTCAGCGGCGGAAAGATGGGCCTGGACGCAAGGAGCCAGACAGACTATCTGTATTCGGAAAGGACCATGGTGTCCGGGAACGCACCCTCCGCCTCCATCACCCTGTATCATCTTCTTTCGAAGGTGACTTTCAGAATGCCCGCCGCCGTCACCGCGGTCAGAGTGGCGGATTACAGCTACTCCGCTTCGTACAGTCTTCTGACGGGCTCACTGGAGATAAAACCGGAAAAAGGCACAATATCCTCCGGGACAGGAAGCCTGCTGCTCTATCCCGGTGACAGTCCGGCCATGCACGTGGCGCTGGTGGCCGGCGGACATCCATACGACTTCGTCATGCCGGCGGCGGCATTCCGATCCGGAAAGGAATATGTCTACACTTTGAAAACCGCCGGAAACGGGGTGGAGATAGAGGACATCACCATCACCGGCTGGCAGCCCGGAGGCAATTATGAAGGAACAATAACTGAAAAAGAACAAGAAAGGCAATGA